A single region of the Mercenaria mercenaria strain notata chromosome 6, MADL_Memer_1, whole genome shotgun sequence genome encodes:
- the LOC123548525 gene encoding uncharacterized protein LOC123548525 isoform X1, whose protein sequence is MNAISQTGSVEYLRTLRFWKAVEEKYHQRKRQWMEAKSRMITAKLASIRARKEMEQAKREGGNMFDTGQGEAPQSEYEYDARDDEFSDVEPDMFMDPADRYYSSLDAESWNQIRNDIMKAQQRDDERKKKFMRRVLLAILILFWLLVGGLYLIYKASTQATLESSIERPAACVFQCDKKTVVDELVQIVFPPVNIDEEI, encoded by the exons ATGAACGCTATTTCGCAAACCGGAAGTGTAGAATACCTAAGAACTCTGCGCTTCTGGAAAGCAGTAGAAGAAAAGTACCACCAGAGAAAGCGACAATGGATGGAAGCAAAATCACGTATGATTACAGCGAAATTGGCGTCTATCAGAGCCCGTAAAGAAATGGAGCAAGCGAAACG GGAAGGGGGTAATATGTTCGATACTGGACAGGGAGAGGCCCCACAGTCCGAGTACGAGTACGATGCCAGGGATGATGAGTTCTCGGACGTTGAACCCGACATGTTTATGGACCCTGCTGATAGATACTACAG TAGTTTGGATGCGGAATCATGGAACCAGATACGAAATGACATTATGAAGGCACAACAACGAGATGATGAGCGGAAGAAGAAGTTCATGCGAAGAGTCCTACTGGCTATTTTGATTTTGTTCTGGCTCTTGGTCGGCGGATTGTACTTAATTTACAAG GCAAGCACCCAAGCAACATTAGAATCGTCCATCGAGCGCCCAGCAGCGTGTGTCTTCCAGTGTGACAAGAAAACAGTAGTCGATGAGCTCGTGCAAATTGTTTTTCCACCAGTAAATATTGATGAAGAG ATTTGA
- the LOC123548525 gene encoding uncharacterized protein LOC123548525 isoform X2, with amino-acid sequence MNAISQTGSVEYLRTLRFWKAVEEKYHQRKRQWMEAKSRMITAKLASIRARKEMEQAKREGGNMFDTGQGEAPQSEYEYDARDDEFSDVEPDMFMDPADRYYSLDAESWNQIRNDIMKAQQRDDERKKKFMRRVLLAILILFWLLVGGLYLIYKASTQATLESSIERPAACVFQCDKKTVVDELVQIVFPPVNIDEEI; translated from the exons ATGAACGCTATTTCGCAAACCGGAAGTGTAGAATACCTAAGAACTCTGCGCTTCTGGAAAGCAGTAGAAGAAAAGTACCACCAGAGAAAGCGACAATGGATGGAAGCAAAATCACGTATGATTACAGCGAAATTGGCGTCTATCAGAGCCCGTAAAGAAATGGAGCAAGCGAAACG GGAAGGGGGTAATATGTTCGATACTGGACAGGGAGAGGCCCCACAGTCCGAGTACGAGTACGATGCCAGGGATGATGAGTTCTCGGACGTTGAACCCGACATGTTTATGGACCCTGCTGATAGATACTACAG TTTGGATGCGGAATCATGGAACCAGATACGAAATGACATTATGAAGGCACAACAACGAGATGATGAGCGGAAGAAGAAGTTCATGCGAAGAGTCCTACTGGCTATTTTGATTTTGTTCTGGCTCTTGGTCGGCGGATTGTACTTAATTTACAAG GCAAGCACCCAAGCAACATTAGAATCGTCCATCGAGCGCCCAGCAGCGTGTGTCTTCCAGTGTGACAAGAAAACAGTAGTCGATGAGCTCGTGCAAATTGTTTTTCCACCAGTAAATATTGATGAAGAG ATTTGA